The following are encoded together in the Actinobacillus lignieresii genome:
- a CDS encoding GlxA family transcriptional regulator encodes MNTPPRLALYAQNGYNDFIFNIPFSLFQAEYDGKKLFDFQIVSDNGKPIISQLGMKLTPHGDLDNLDNVDIIVISGWVGEKPSKKFIQKLQTHHKNNKKIIALCYGTFGLAWADILQEKTVVTHWAGENEFREKFQSVQLDSNRLYIDDGNILTSAGAYAGMDCCLYFVRSLYGTKVANTLARMFVTAPQREGGQAQFSDISPISHVKNEKIDQLLQFLSENLADNHRLDDLANRIHLSKRSFNRHFKAATNLTLSEWLIAKRLTLAQTLLENGDDDMERIAQKAGFGTASNLRIHFKDRFGVSPQTWRKSFGTA; translated from the coding sequence ATGAACACACCACCTCGCCTTGCTTTATACGCCCAAAATGGCTACAACGATTTTATTTTTAATATTCCCTTTTCGCTGTTTCAAGCGGAGTATGACGGCAAAAAGCTGTTTGATTTTCAAATTGTGAGTGATAACGGCAAGCCAATCATTAGTCAATTAGGAATGAAACTTACACCACACGGCGACTTAGATAATTTAGACAACGTGGATATTATTGTGATTTCAGGCTGGGTTGGCGAAAAACCGTCTAAAAAGTTTATTCAGAAATTGCAAACACATCATAAAAACAATAAGAAAATCATTGCCTTATGCTATGGCACATTTGGGTTGGCGTGGGCGGATATTTTGCAAGAAAAAACGGTTGTTACCCATTGGGCAGGCGAGAACGAATTTAGAGAAAAATTCCAATCAGTTCAATTAGATAGTAATAGGCTTTATATTGATGACGGCAATATTTTGACTTCCGCAGGGGCGTACGCAGGTATGGACTGTTGTTTGTATTTTGTGCGGTCATTATATGGCACAAAAGTTGCCAACACGCTCGCTAGAATGTTTGTTACCGCCCCACAACGAGAGGGCGGACAAGCACAGTTTAGCGATATTTCGCCCATCAGCCACGTTAAAAATGAAAAAATTGACCAATTATTGCAGTTTTTAAGTGAAAATTTGGCGGACAATCATCGCCTTGACGATTTGGCAAATCGTATCCATTTGTCCAAACGCAGCTTTAACCGCCATTTTAAGGCAGCAACCAATTTAACTTTATCTGAATGGTTGATCGCCAAACGCCTCACGTTAGCACAAACGCTGTTGGAAAATGGCGATGACGATATGGAACGTATCGCCCAAAAAGCAGGCTTTGGCACAGCGAGCAATCTGCGAATACACTTTAAAGATCGGTTTGGCGTATCTCCGCAAACCTGGCGGAAAAGTTTTGGTACGGCTTAA
- a CDS encoding MmcQ/YjbR family DNA-binding protein, with amino-acid sequence MNQRQAILHYAKTQYGVEPEFLFVDKYPSYAIAVLHHQNAKQKWFALLMTVPNKSLGLAGEEVSDIVTLKCDPEMVSILQQDKNVLPAYHMNKKHWLSIVLDHGFDFDEMKKLLDWSYDLTMK; translated from the coding sequence ATGAATCAACGACAAGCGATTTTGCATTATGCTAAAACACAATACGGCGTAGAGCCTGAATTTCTTTTTGTCGATAAATATCCTTCTTATGCAATTGCGGTATTACACCACCAAAATGCCAAACAAAAGTGGTTTGCTTTGTTGATGACGGTCCCCAATAAAAGTTTAGGTTTAGCGGGTGAAGAAGTCTCCGATATCGTTACGCTAAAATGCGATCCTGAGATGGTGAGTATTCTGCAACAAGATAAAAATGTCTTACCAGCTTACCATATGAACAAAAAACATTGGCTGAGTATTGTGCTTGATCACGGCTTTGATTTTGACGAAATGAAAAAGCTGTTAGATTGGAGCTATGATCTGACCATGAAATAA
- a CDS encoding MBL fold metallo-hydrolase — translation MKLKATLSALTLGLFVANSASAMEYQHVRNATAKINYAGTTFLVDPYLATKGAYEGFAGTVNFEKRNPLIDMKQSAEDVIKGVQAVIVTHTHDDHWDKAAQEKLPKDLPIFVQNADDAKIIRGQGFKDVRVVGNHTEFNDVKLTRVKGGQHGTDAMYANPMLAEMLGDAMGFVMEAKGEKTTYVVGDTIWNQSVDNALEDFKPEVIVMNTGRAEMLEPKGAIIMGKEDVAKMRQAVPKADIVTVHMDAVNHATVSTKDMREFVKAKGLKQVAVPTEGEVLKY, via the coding sequence ATGAAATTAAAAGCAACTTTATCAGCATTAACATTAGGTTTATTCGTAGCAAATTCAGCGTCAGCAATGGAATATCAACACGTCCGTAATGCGACAGCAAAAATCAACTACGCAGGCACAACATTCTTAGTTGATCCATATTTAGCAACTAAAGGTGCTTATGAAGGTTTTGCTGGCACAGTGAACTTTGAAAAACGTAACCCATTGATTGATATGAAACAATCAGCGGAAGATGTAATTAAAGGTGTGCAAGCGGTTATCGTTACTCACACGCACGATGACCACTGGGATAAAGCGGCTCAAGAGAAATTACCAAAAGATTTACCGATTTTCGTACAAAATGCAGACGATGCGAAAATCATTCGTGGTCAAGGTTTTAAAGATGTGCGTGTAGTGGGCAACCACACTGAATTTAACGATGTGAAATTAACACGTGTTAAAGGTGGGCAGCACGGTACAGACGCAATGTACGCAAACCCAATGTTAGCGGAAATGTTAGGTGATGCGATGGGCTTTGTGATGGAAGCGAAAGGCGAGAAAACAACGTACGTTGTAGGCGATACGATTTGGAATCAATCTGTAGATAATGCATTAGAAGATTTCAAACCTGAAGTGATCGTAATGAACACCGGTCGTGCGGAAATGTTAGAGCCAAAAGGTGCGATCATTATGGGTAAAGAAGATGTAGCGAAAATGCGTCAAGCCGTACCGAAAGCAGACATCGTTACTGTGCATATGGACGCGGTAAACCACGCAACAGTCAGCACAAAAGATATGCGTGAATTTGTGAAAGCGAAAGGCTTGAAACAAGTGGCTGTGCCAACTGAAGGCGAAGTGTTGAAATACTAA
- a CDS encoding nitroreductase family protein, which yields MRDSYKRFYGAPHAAFFFMPDFTDNVFTALDVGMLAQNFMLSLTAHGFGSVPQIALTYSPDVVRQEFNVPDNYKLVLGISFGRPKPNSTANSYIQPRAPLSETVVFHE from the coding sequence ATGCGTGATTCGTACAAACGTTTTTATGGCGCACCGCACGCAGCGTTTTTCTTTATGCCTGATTTTACCGACAACGTATTTACCGCATTAGATGTTGGTATGTTGGCTCAGAATTTTATGCTATCACTCACCGCGCACGGTTTCGGCAGCGTGCCGCAAATTGCATTAACTTATAGTCCTGATGTAGTGCGCCAAGAATTTAATGTGCCTGATAATTATAAATTAGTGCTAGGTATTTCTTTCGGCAGACCAAAACCGAATTCTACTGCCAACAGTTATATTCAACCACGTGCGCCACTGAGTGAAACTGTGGTATTCCATGAATAG
- a CDS encoding MarR family winged helix-turn-helix transcriptional regulator, whose product MNNIDLLAETMAKTLDIYVQWAKKNGLPENEYFVLYSVYHNEQCSQKTICEEWCLPKQTISFVCKQLIERGWLATEANPNDKRGKLLRLTEQGKAKIEPIIAEQTALESQSAVEFGEEKLALLVKELQALHRVLNRNLGA is encoded by the coding sequence ATGAACAACATAGATTTACTCGCTGAAACAATGGCGAAAACGTTGGATATTTATGTGCAATGGGCGAAGAAGAACGGTTTACCAGAGAATGAGTATTTTGTGCTGTACTCGGTTTATCACAACGAGCAATGTTCGCAAAAAACGATTTGTGAAGAATGGTGTTTACCGAAACAGACGATTTCTTTTGTCTGTAAGCAACTGATTGAGCGAGGTTGGTTGGCGACCGAAGCTAATCCAAATGATAAACGAGGCAAATTACTCCGCTTGACGGAACAAGGTAAGGCGAAAATTGAACCGATTATCGCTGAGCAAACTGCACTGGAAAGCCAAAGTGCGGTGGAATTTGGCGAAGAAAAATTAGCCTTATTAGTCAAAGAGTTACAAGCACTACACCGAGTATTAAACCGAAATTTAGGGGCTTAA
- a CDS encoding NAD(P)H-dependent oxidoreductase, which produces MKNVLVISGHSNLSHSTANARILKRLENEIANVQVRDLAGLYGNQDIDVAAEQAALVQADVVVFQYPMHWYSIPAILKRYFDDVFAYGFAYGTNGDKLHGKKVIFSYTVGGGEEAYNGELFHRLDDLLAPLKDTAKFSGLVWQAPVHSSGMLYIPGVSSEDDLAQVQAKADEHAESLIKQIQSL; this is translated from the coding sequence ATGAAAAACGTATTAGTGATTTCAGGTCATAGTAATTTATCTCATTCAACAGCGAATGCACGTATTCTTAAACGCTTAGAAAATGAAATTGCCAATGTACAAGTGCGTGATTTAGCAGGGCTTTACGGCAATCAGGATATTGACGTTGCTGCTGAGCAAGCGGCGTTAGTGCAAGCGGATGTAGTGGTGTTCCAATATCCAATGCATTGGTACAGCATTCCTGCTATTCTCAAACGCTATTTTGATGATGTGTTTGCCTACGGTTTTGCTTACGGCACTAATGGCGACAAATTACACGGCAAAAAAGTGATTTTCTCATACACGGTTGGTGGCGGAGAAGAGGCTTACAATGGCGAATTGTTCCACCGTCTTGATGATTTATTAGCCCCATTAAAAGACACCGCAAAATTCTCTGGTTTAGTATGGCAAGCACCAGTGCATAGCAGCGGAATGCTTTATATTCCGGGAGTAAGTTCAGAAGACGATTTAGCCCAAGTGCAAGCGAAAGCCGATGAACACGCAGAGAGCTTAATCAAACAAATTCAAAGTCTGTGA
- a CDS encoding MFS transporter, with amino-acid sequence MIVLRIVQGLSSAGSVVISRAVATDLYRGHEMTRFFGLLMAINGIAPIISPVLGSVLLEVVSWKGIFAFLALIGVIVTLFSLRLRESLKPENRLQGSIWATFGTFGNIIKNHQFMRYVGIESFLFAGMFAYIAASPFTLQSVYGLSALAFSLCFGANGAALAISSAVGSKFSNATSLRLGDSVLVSPPFTPL; translated from the coding sequence ATGATTGTGCTTCGCATTGTGCAGGGTTTATCTTCGGCGGGAAGTGTGGTGATTTCTCGTGCGGTGGCGACAGATTTATATCGTGGGCACGAGATGACACGATTCTTCGGTTTATTAATGGCAATCAACGGCATCGCCCCGATTATTTCCCCTGTGTTGGGTAGTGTGTTATTAGAAGTGGTAAGTTGGAAAGGTATTTTCGCCTTTTTAGCATTGATTGGCGTGATCGTTACGCTATTTAGCTTGCGATTACGAGAAAGCCTAAAACCTGAAAATCGCTTACAAGGCTCAATTTGGGCAACATTCGGCACCTTTGGTAACATCATTAAAAACCACCAGTTTATGCGTTATGTTGGGATTGAAAGTTTCCTCTTTGCTGGAATGTTTGCTTATATCGCCGCATCGCCTTTTACTCTACAAAGCGTTTATGGCTTATCCGCTTTGGCATTTAGCCTGTGCTTCGGTGCAAATGGCGCAGCGTTGGCGATTAGTTCTGCCGTAGGGAGTAAATTTTCTAATGCAACCTCTTTACGCCTTGGCGATTCGGTTTTAGTATCACCGCCTTTTACACCGCTGTAA
- a CDS encoding ferritin-like domain-containing protein → MKDVQKTIEILQHISTQLTANALNHQMMSRVFASQGFTKLAEKYAEHGASELDFIAQFHNRILDLDGELRQDTIPARQLFNDIEDFLAYDLKASQDGLPIVEDVLNAGYLDITTYDLIKEYYKDEEEDLNWTKSQIDLIQAVGKQVYLAKML, encoded by the coding sequence ATGAAAGATGTACAAAAAACGATTGAGATTTTACAACATATTTCAACACAGCTCACCGCAAATGCGTTAAATCATCAAATGATGTCTCGTGTGTTTGCTAGTCAAGGATTTACCAAATTAGCAGAAAAATATGCGGAACACGGCGCGTCAGAATTAGATTTTATCGCTCAATTCCATAACCGTATTTTAGATTTAGACGGCGAACTTCGCCAAGATACAATTCCTGCACGCCAACTGTTCAACGATATTGAAGATTTCTTGGCGTATGATTTGAAAGCCTCGCAAGACGGCTTGCCAATCGTGGAAGACGTGTTAAATGCAGGTTATTTGGATATTACCACTTACGACCTTATCAAAGAATATTACAAAGATGAGGAAGAAGATTTGAACTGGACGAAGTCGCAAATTGACTTAATCCAAGCGGTCGGAAAACAAGTTTATTTAGCAAAAATGCTATAA
- a CDS encoding ATP-binding protein, whose amino-acid sequence MIIRNQYLQQLIQFKDTDFIKVISGVRRSGKSILLMQYQDYLQNQGIQAENIIYLNFESFEYQWVKNADDFQALITQKIPNNSDKIYFLIDEIQFVENWQKIINAVRVSFNTDIVITGSNANLLSGELATLLSGRYVEIKVYPLSFKEFLQAKNIDPQSRLVDQAYVEYEKYGGFPSVVLADEMLKDTILSGIFDSIVLNDIAHRAGVRDTHILKNVILFLADNVGQLVNPSKISNTLTSERVPTSNHTINKYLELLENAFLFYKAKQYDIRGKGYLKTNAKYFIADNGLRRYAIGQKDANYANRLENIVFLELLRRGYIVDVGKLDSKEIDFIARKADEILYVQVAYDIPNNTHETDNLLHIRDNYRKILITGRYQPEKEIDGVPVVYVVDWLLNE is encoded by the coding sequence ATGATTATACGTAATCAATACCTCCAGCAACTGATTCAGTTCAAAGATACTGACTTCATAAAAGTGATTTCCGGTGTTCGCCGTTCAGGGAAATCTATATTGCTAATGCAATATCAAGATTATTTACAAAACCAAGGCATACAAGCGGAAAATATTATCTACCTCAATTTTGAGAGTTTTGAATACCAATGGGTAAAAAATGCCGATGATTTTCAAGCACTTATTACGCAAAAAATCCCCAACAATTCAGATAAAATCTATTTTCTGATTGATGAAATCCAATTTGTTGAAAATTGGCAAAAAATTATCAATGCGGTGCGAGTCAGCTTTAATACTGATATTGTGATTACTGGCTCTAATGCGAATTTGCTTTCTGGAGAATTAGCAACGCTATTGAGTGGTCGTTATGTGGAAATTAAGGTTTACCCACTATCATTCAAAGAGTTTTTGCAGGCAAAAAATATCGATCCGCAATCACGATTGGTCGATCAGGCTTATGTGGAATATGAAAAATATGGCGGTTTTCCGAGTGTAGTATTGGCTGATGAGATGCTGAAAGACACAATTTTATCGGGTATTTTTGATTCTATTGTGCTAAACGACATTGCTCATCGAGCTGGTGTTCGAGATACACATATTCTAAAAAATGTGATTTTATTTTTGGCTGACAATGTTGGGCAATTGGTGAACCCAAGCAAAATTAGTAACACGCTAACTTCTGAACGAGTACCCACCTCTAACCATACGATCAATAAATATTTGGAATTATTGGAAAATGCGTTCCTGTTTTACAAAGCAAAACAATACGATATTCGGGGTAAGGGCTATCTAAAAACCAATGCTAAATATTTTATCGCAGATAATGGTTTACGCCGTTATGCCATTGGACAAAAAGATGCAAATTATGCAAATCGATTGGAAAATATTGTCTTTTTGGAATTATTAAGACGTGGGTACATTGTAGATGTCGGCAAATTAGATAGCAAAGAAATCGACTTTATCGCCCGTAAAGCGGATGAAATCTTGTATGTGCAAGTTGCCTACGATATCCCCAACAACACACATGAAACTGACAATTTGCTACATATTCGTGACAATTACCGCAAAATCCTAATTACAGGCAGATACCAGCCAGAAAAAGAGATTGACGGTGTACCAGTAGTATATGTGGTGGATTGGCTATTAAATGAATAA
- a CDS encoding reverse transcriptase family protein, with protein sequence MIENNRDIQSPKKYRILYRIHNRIAHHLRAIITPDYLFSDKKGCSIYDNAIVHFGCKMLLNVDISKFFPSTNRNKIYSFFKYSMQCSSEISDIMSYLCSINNHIPTGSQISMRLAYLVNKKLFDDLYKFAKDKNLKMSVWVDDVSFSGDKIDSSVIYVVEKIIKKHGFNVSKNKTQIRHSTENKSVTGIFISGDIMEASKELYKKRRIKLREWKNFIKNKEISLKELEKVKDSLLGLLNYLNLFEPSSSKYIALIKNDFLSYSNKRISV encoded by the coding sequence ATAATAGAGAATAATAGAGATATTCAATCTCCTAAGAAATATAGAATTCTATATCGTATACATAATAGAATAGCTCATCATTTAAGAGCAATTATTACTCCTGATTACCTTTTCTCTGATAAAAAAGGTTGTAGCATATATGATAATGCTATAGTTCACTTTGGCTGTAAAATGCTACTGAATGTAGATATATCTAAGTTTTTTCCATCAACTAATAGAAATAAAATTTATTCATTTTTTAAATATTCTATGCAATGCTCATCAGAAATATCTGATATTATGTCTTATTTATGTTCAATAAATAACCACATTCCAACAGGGAGTCAGATAAGTATGAGGTTAGCTTATTTAGTAAATAAGAAATTATTTGATGATTTATATAAGTTTGCTAAAGATAAAAATCTAAAAATGAGTGTTTGGGTTGATGATGTTTCTTTTTCGGGGGATAAGATTGATTCTAGCGTTATTTATGTGGTTGAGAAGATCATTAAAAAACATGGATTTAATGTTAGTAAAAATAAAACTCAGATAAGACATTCAACTGAGAATAAATCTGTCACTGGAATTTTTATTAGTGGAGATATAATGGAAGCAAGCAAAGAACTTTATAAAAAACGTAGAATTAAATTAAGAGAATGGAAAAATTTTATAAAGAATAAAGAAATATCGCTTAAAGAATTGGAAAAAGTTAAAGATTCTTTACTAGGATTACTTAATTATCTTAACCTTTTTGAACCATCATCAAGTAAGTATATTGCTTTAATAAAGAATGATTTTTTAAGTTATTCTAATAAAAGAATAAGTGTTTAA
- a CDS encoding helix-turn-helix domain-containing protein has translation MLAKALKLIRQFNHIKQKDMAIKLGISPSHLSEIESGKNSISMELLNKYSSVFDIKTSQILLFSEQLENEKPFSHNVRTFIADKILKIMEWKIEQDKKKISKNSN, from the coding sequence ATGTTAGCTAAAGCATTAAAGTTGATTAGACAATTCAATCATATCAAACAAAAAGATATGGCTATCAAGTTAGGTATATCTCCATCTCATCTATCCGAAATAGAATCAGGTAAAAATTCCATATCTATGGAATTATTAAATAAATATTCATCTGTTTTTGATATAAAAACATCTCAAATATTACTGTTTTCCGAACAATTAGAAAATGAAAAACCATTTAGTCACAATGTAAGAACTTTTATTGCTGATAAAATACTAAAAATTATGGAATGGAAAATTGAACAAGATAAGAAGAAAATCTCTAAAAATTCCAATTAG
- a CDS encoding glutathione S-transferase family protein — MITLHYLKQSCSHRIVWLLEALGVDYELKIYDRLEGTGFAPEELKAQHPLGKAPVLQDGDLVLAEGNAIIQHLLDRYDTENRFTPAHKTDAYSNYVYWLAISASMFSANLLALVSKKGDLGDFAQYANAQVGLYFNHVEKSLEGKTWIVGEQLTGADFSLSFPLQWGLNYVNKADYPNIIHYLEQIETHPAYLKANEKTAGGLELSRF, encoded by the coding sequence ATGATCACATTACACTATTTAAAACAATCTTGTTCACACCGTATCGTATGGTTGCTTGAAGCCTTAGGCGTGGATTACGAACTCAAAATTTATGACCGCTTAGAAGGCACTGGATTCGCACCAGAAGAACTAAAAGCGCAACACCCACTCGGCAAAGCACCTGTGTTACAAGACGGCGATTTAGTGTTAGCGGAAGGCAATGCGATTATCCAACACTTGCTTGATCGTTATGATACTGAAAACCGCTTCACCCCAGCACACAAAACCGATGCTTATTCTAATTACGTTTACTGGCTAGCGATTTCAGCCTCAATGTTCTCCGCAAACTTACTGGCGTTAGTGTCGAAGAAAGGTGATTTAGGCGACTTCGCCCAATACGCCAATGCGCAAGTGGGTTTATATTTCAATCACGTAGAAAAATCGTTAGAAGGCAAAACTTGGATCGTAGGCGAACAACTCACCGGCGCAGATTTTTCGTTAAGCTTCCCACTACAATGGGGCCTAAACTATGTGAACAAAGCGGATTACCCAAATATCATACATTACCTCGAACAAATCGAAACCCATCCAGCTTATCTCAAAGCGAATGAGAAAACAGCTGGCGGATTGGAGTTGAGTCGATTCTAA
- a CDS encoding organic hydroperoxide resistance protein — MKIFYKTSATAVGGRDGHTRVDDGSLGLDLVGFQNESGKEGANPEQLFAMGYAACFDNAIIHVAPTLGIKPTKHSTTVGVGIGQKRDGAFSFEIDITITVEGISLEEAKTLIEKAHSTCPYSNATRGNVDVRLHVNVMQTFDL; from the coding sequence ATGAAAATTTTTTACAAAACATCAGCAACAGCAGTAGGCGGTCGTGACGGTCATACACGAGTAGATGACGGTTCACTCGGTTTAGATTTAGTTGGTTTCCAAAACGAAAGTGGCAAAGAGGGCGCTAACCCTGAACAGCTTTTCGCAATGGGCTATGCAGCGTGTTTTGATAATGCGATTATCCACGTTGCTCCAACACTGGGCATTAAACCGACTAAACACTCAACAACTGTTGGGGTGGGTATCGGTCAAAAACGGGACGGTGCATTCAGCTTTGAAATTGACATCACGATTACCGTGGAAGGAATTAGCTTAGAAGAAGCAAAAACTTTAATTGAAAAAGCACACTCAACTTGTCCATATTCAAATGCCACACGTGGCAATGTCGATGTACGTTTACACGTGAATGTGATGCAAACTTTTGACTTGTAA
- a CDS encoding ABC transporter six-transmembrane domain-containing protein has protein sequence MQANAIENLKSIAKNNKKRLLGTFFLVALENTLFLTYPLFGSFAVNAMMQGDIWLSLTYSLVVLVIWGIGATRRAVDTRAFARIYAELAVPVVLSQREKGLDTSAITARVALSRQFVDFFEQHLPILIMSGFSIIGAAVMLLIIEFWAGVTAFGILLFFTILLPKYAKTNDLLYLKLNNRLEREVQVIEKSEPYQLDKHYDLLAKLRIRLFNREAMGYLWIGIASAILFGVTVVQLATTNGVQAGHIYAVITYLWTFAISLDDAPRLLEEFSNLKDIGKRVEV, from the coding sequence ATGCAAGCGAATGCGATTGAAAATTTGAAATCTATTGCGAAAAATAACAAAAAACGGCTACTCGGCACTTTTTTCTTGGTTGCTCTTGAAAACACACTGTTTTTGACCTATCCGCTGTTCGGCAGTTTTGCCGTCAATGCGATGATGCAGGGCGATATTTGGCTGTCGCTCACTTATTCATTGGTAGTGCTTGTCATTTGGGGCATAGGGGCGACACGTCGTGCGGTGGACACCCGAGCCTTCGCTCGCATTTATGCGGAACTTGCCGTACCTGTGGTGCTAAGCCAGCGTGAGAAAGGTTTGGATACGTCTGCGATTACCGCACGAGTGGCATTATCTCGTCAGTTTGTGGACTTTTTTGAGCAACATTTACCTATATTGATAATGTCTGGTTTCTCGATTATCGGGGCGGCAGTTATGTTGCTGATCATCGAATTTTGGGCAGGTGTTACGGCATTTGGCATTTTGCTATTTTTCACAATCTTGCTGCCAAAATACGCTAAAACCAACGATCTGCTCTATTTAAAGCTCAATAATCGTTTGGAAAGAGAAGTGCAAGTGATCGAAAAAAGCGAGCCTTATCAGCTCGATAAACACTACGATCTGTTAGCGAAATTGCGAATCCGCCTTTTCAACCGAGAGGCAATGGGCTACTTATGGATTGGCATAGCGTCCGCTATTTTGTTTGGCGTAACCGTTGTTCAGCTTGCCACCACTAATGGCGTGCAAGCAGGGCATATCTATGCCGTCATCACCTACCTTTGGACATTCGCAATCAGCCTTGACGACGCCCCAAGATTACTCGAAGAATTTTCCAACCTCAAAGACATCGGCAAACGGGTGGAAGTTTGA
- a CDS encoding HpcH/HpaI aldolase family protein — MAMVKDFLHNNLKRNIEAGKMQYGVALETTSADVAEVLATTDYDWLFIDAEHGPHNIQTILNVARAIAPYEMTPVVRVGEATAGTFKQLMDSGVQNIIVPMVESGEEAAQIIRWAKYPAEGKRGMGAGVVRASRFGRIPDYQQRIDDESMIMLQIESLKGMENLDAIASTKGVGAIFLGPADLAVDMGLGPNILHPDVVAKMEYAIKRIREFGVPVGTIAATPEQAKHYADLGVSFFALGADTAFLASAADSTVAGFKAKLEK; from the coding sequence ATGGCAATGGTAAAAGATTTCTTACATAACAACCTTAAACGTAACATTGAAGCGGGCAAAATGCAGTATGGCGTGGCGTTAGAAACCACCTCAGCTGATGTAGCAGAAGTGCTTGCGACTACTGATTATGACTGGCTTTTCATTGACGCTGAACACGGCCCGCACAACATTCAAACCATTTTAAACGTGGCTCGTGCGATTGCCCCTTACGAAATGACCCCAGTGGTGCGTGTGGGCGAGGCAACCGCTGGCACATTCAAGCAGTTAATGGATTCAGGGGTTCAAAATATCATCGTACCAATGGTGGAAAGTGGCGAAGAAGCGGCACAAATCATTCGTTGGGCGAAATATCCGGCTGAAGGCAAACGTGGTATGGGGGCTGGAGTAGTGCGAGCATCTCGCTTTGGGCGTATTCCTGATTACCAACAACGCATTGATGATGAATCAATGATTATGTTGCAAATCGAAAGCCTAAAAGGTATGGAAAATTTAGATGCTATTGCAAGCACAAAAGGCGTAGGCGCGATTTTCCTAGGCCCTGCGGATTTAGCGGTGGATATGGGATTAGGTCCGAATATTCTGCATCCGGACGTAGTGGCAAAAATGGAATATGCGATCAAGCGTATTCGTGAATTCGGCGTACCGGTGGGGACAATCGCCGCTACTCCGGAACAAGCGAAACACTATGCTGATCTTGGCGTATCGTTCTTTGCACTTGGGGCAGACACTGCTTTTCTTGCGAGTGCGGCAGATAGTACGGTTGCCGGTTTTAAAGCGAAATTAGAGAAATAG
- a CDS encoding ester cyclase: MSFQKEQMQRFQTAINTADEALMCELVADDAPFYTPMFPEPMVGGKGYLAIVHLFRQSFPDVQWQAEAMVEEDNIVAVQWLCTGTHLGDFMGKAPTGNKFATRIMNFYYFNEQGKIINDVAAEGLIKIIETVGLLRR; the protein is encoded by the coding sequence ATGAGTTTTCAAAAAGAGCAAATGCAACGTTTTCAAACTGCAATCAACACTGCTGATGAAGCATTAATGTGTGAGTTAGTGGCTGACGATGCCCCATTTTATACACCAATGTTCCCTGAACCAATGGTTGGCGGAAAAGGTTATTTAGCGATTGTTCATTTATTCCGCCAAAGCTTCCCTGATGTTCAATGGCAAGCCGAAGCAATGGTCGAAGAAGACAATATCGTTGCGGTGCAATGGCTATGCACAGGCACTCACTTAGGCGATTTTATGGGTAAAGCCCCTACGGGGAATAAATTCGCAACACGCATAATGAATTTTTATTACTTCAATGAACAAGGCAAAATTATCAACGATGTAGCAGCAGAAGGCTTGATTAAAATCATTGAAACCGTCGGTTTGTTAAGACGCTAA